One genomic segment of Natranaerovirga pectinivora includes these proteins:
- a CDS encoding ATP-binding protein: MGNSSSRNTRTTLGFITPFIWGDIGLSFFKGAAAFSSEQDVNLICIIGQKPNDPTNNNFSANIIYDLVDARNVDGLITWASHYEEFLTTEEVIEFFAKFKNLPVITIANKIKDFPAVLMDNDDGISSLVDHLYQVHGYTKIGFVRGPEFHNSAKQRYMSYMKALERHNIPIDQRLITEPNIFHESTGVKAVKYYLDELKLVPKEDIEAIICVSDLVALGVSDELNKREIRIPFDIALVGFNNKNESRMCNPPITTIDPQLLRYGQVATDLILKHLNGIEIPNKDNYIKNHLVIRHSCGCLEPNTHCVDDLDSELSFMISDDELMAIKNHLTQIASFTTSSVSHLRIGDLVGDFINDLNDPSSNKFITTLENILNILKKSDEDISIFQLLISEKRNLMLPYLKTSKLHLRASDIWNQARVQIHLALEFSLANFNIKTNNLLFSLHATNQSLNSTYERTELLLAIERLLEDLKIPGCYISLYDENKKDYTQARLIFAYSNNKVEFVDSDGILFDSIELLPEAFKPQDRYTMILHPLYFRDMQLGFVLFEVGPLEKANYHIICSELSTALHRILIFEALKKSEAERAKLLAKLEDKNLELERKIEERTSDIQRVNEQLQIAITEANAANYAKSRFLANMSHEIRTPLNCIIGFVEILNITRNHNEQKQYLSLIIEESEKLIELINQVLDISKIESGKITLHNEPFNLNTLLESITSTYSTMARKKGLEYTLTTDDSIPTTIIGDSLRLRQVLVNLIGNAIKFTLNGSINITVEKTLESSTEITLLFKIKDTGIGIKKDRQNMIFEVFEQAENSTTRKFGGTGLGTSISKQLVQLMHGDIGLESDENIGSTFWFTAVFKKATIITRPIIQNLEDSFNTLTFPTFLNKFRVLLVEDYPTNQALALAHLKELNCYVDVAENGLVAVNKFKENPFDLILMDVQMPEMDGVEATKVIRNLSIGKKTKIIGLTANAFESDVAKYLNAGMDDVITKPFRKIPFLNKIIYWLTNETPVLNVKPSIDTNMPTFETTVDKPIDLEKLLSEFDGDYNFLYNITNKFTNNAREQLRIIEQAIETDNKDQVISVAHRIKGGALNLAADTFAELASQLETKSKIEDLDFSKNILNKLISELNTLEKYLKSNFKN, encoded by the coding sequence ATGGGAAACTCTAGTTCTAGAAACACTAGAACTACTCTTGGATTTATAACGCCATTTATTTGGGGAGATATTGGCCTTAGTTTTTTCAAGGGAGCCGCAGCCTTTTCATCTGAACAAGATGTAAATTTAATATGTATAATAGGACAAAAACCTAATGATCCCACAAACAATAACTTTAGTGCAAATATCATATATGATTTAGTTGACGCTAGAAATGTAGATGGCTTAATTACTTGGGCATCTCATTATGAAGAATTTTTGACAACTGAGGAAGTAATTGAATTTTTTGCAAAGTTTAAAAACTTACCTGTTATTACAATTGCAAATAAGATTAAAGATTTTCCTGCTGTACTAATGGACAATGATGATGGTATCAGTAGCTTAGTTGATCACCTGTATCAAGTTCATGGCTATACCAAAATTGGTTTTGTTCGAGGTCCAGAGTTCCATAATTCTGCCAAACAAAGATATATGTCTTATATGAAAGCTTTGGAAAGACACAATATACCTATTGATCAACGCCTCATTACTGAACCTAATATCTTCCATGAATCTACTGGTGTAAAAGCAGTTAAGTATTACCTTGATGAATTAAAATTAGTGCCAAAAGAAGATATTGAAGCAATAATATGTGTTAGTGATTTGGTTGCATTAGGTGTATCTGATGAACTTAATAAAAGAGAAATCCGTATTCCTTTTGATATTGCTTTAGTTGGATTCAACAATAAAAATGAGAGTAGGATGTGTAATCCTCCAATTACGACTATTGACCCACAGTTACTTCGCTATGGTCAGGTAGCTACAGATTTAATTCTTAAGCACCTTAATGGAATAGAGATACCCAATAAAGATAACTATATAAAGAACCACCTTGTCATTAGACACTCTTGTGGTTGTTTAGAACCAAATACACATTGTGTAGATGATCTTGATTCTGAACTATCCTTTATGATTTCAGATGATGAGTTAATGGCCATAAAAAATCACTTAACACAAATTGCCTCTTTTACAACTAGTTCTGTGTCCCATTTAAGAATTGGAGACTTAGTAGGTGACTTTATAAATGATCTTAATGATCCTTCTTCCAATAAATTTATAACAACTTTAGAGAACATTTTGAATATTCTTAAGAAATCAGATGAAGACATCTCAATATTCCAATTGTTAATCTCTGAAAAAAGAAATTTAATGTTGCCCTATTTAAAAACAAGTAAATTACACCTTAGAGCCTCTGATATATGGAATCAAGCCAGAGTACAAATACACCTAGCTTTAGAGTTTTCATTAGCCAATTTTAACATTAAAACCAACAATTTATTATTTTCTCTTCATGCAACCAATCAATCTTTGAATTCTACATATGAGCGAACAGAACTTCTCCTGGCTATTGAAAGATTGCTTGAAGACTTAAAAATTCCTGGATGTTATATATCTTTATACGATGAAAACAAAAAAGATTATACCCAAGCCAGATTAATCTTTGCATACAGCAATAATAAAGTAGAGTTTGTTGATTCTGATGGTATTTTATTTGACTCCATTGAGTTATTACCTGAAGCCTTCAAGCCTCAAGATAGATATACAATGATTCTACACCCTTTGTACTTTAGAGATATGCAACTTGGTTTTGTTCTGTTTGAAGTTGGTCCTTTAGAAAAAGCAAATTATCATATAATTTGTAGTGAACTAAGTACTGCACTTCATAGAATTTTGATTTTTGAAGCACTAAAAAAGTCAGAAGCAGAAAGAGCAAAATTACTTGCAAAATTAGAAGATAAAAACCTAGAATTAGAAAGAAAAATTGAAGAAAGAACTTCTGATATACAAAGAGTAAATGAACAGTTACAAATAGCCATTACAGAGGCAAATGCTGCAAATTATGCAAAAAGTCGTTTTCTTGCTAATATGAGTCATGAAATTAGAACACCACTTAACTGTATCATTGGTTTTGTAGAAATTCTAAATATTACAAGAAATCATAATGAACAAAAACAATATTTAAGTCTCATTATTGAAGAAAGTGAAAAACTAATTGAGCTTATCAATCAAGTGTTAGATATATCTAAAATTGAATCTGGTAAAATCACCTTACATAACGAGCCTTTTAATCTAAATACCTTACTAGAGTCCATAACATCAACTTATTCCACAATGGCTCGCAAAAAAGGGTTGGAATACACCTTAACCACTGATGACTCTATTCCAACTACTATTATTGGAGATTCCTTAAGATTAAGACAAGTATTAGTTAATCTAATAGGCAATGCCATTAAATTCACTTTAAATGGCAGTATTAATATTACTGTTGAAAAGACCTTAGAATCCAGTACAGAAATAACATTACTATTTAAAATCAAAGATACTGGAATAGGCATAAAAAAAGATAGACAAAACATGATTTTTGAAGTATTTGAACAAGCTGAAAACAGTACAACTCGCAAATTCGGCGGAACAGGTTTAGGAACTTCTATTTCAAAACAATTGGTACAACTGATGCATGGTGATATAGGATTAGAAAGTGATGAAAATATCGGTAGTACATTTTGGTTTACTGCTGTCTTTAAAAAAGCAACTATTATTACCAGACCTATCATACAAAACCTAGAGGATAGTTTTAATACATTAACATTTCCTACTTTTTTAAATAAATTTCGTGTTTTATTAGTTGAAGATTACCCAACTAATCAAGCATTAGCATTAGCCCATCTCAAAGAACTAAATTGTTATGTAGATGTGGCTGAAAATGGTTTGGTTGCCGTTAATAAATTCAAAGAAAATCCTTTTGATTTAATTTTAATGGATGTTCAAATGCCTGAAATGGATGGCGTGGAAGCAACAAAGGTTATTCGTAATTTATCAATTGGCAAAAAAACAAAAATAATTGGTTTAACAGCCAATGCTTTTGAATCTGATGTAGCAAAATATTTGAATGCAGGAATGGATGATGTTATAACCAAACCTTTTAGAAAAATTCCTTTTTTGAATAAAATCATATATTGGTTAACAAACGAAACCCCTGTCCTTAATGTGAAACCTTCAATAGATACAAATATGCCAACTTTTGAAACCACCGTTGATAAACCAATTGACCTAGAAAAGCTATTGAGTGAATTTGATGGGGACTATAATTTCTTATATAATATAACAAATAAATTTACAAACAATGCAAGAGAACAATTAAGAATTATAGAACAAGCAATCGAAACAGATAACAAAGACCAAGTAATAAGCGTTGCCCATAGAATCAAAGGTGGAGCTTTAAACTTAGCTGCAGATACCTTTGCTGAATTAGCATCACAACTTGAAACTAAAAGCAAAATTGAAGACCTTGATTTTTCTAAAAACATATTGAATAAGTTAATAAGTGAATTAAATACCTTAGAAAAATACTTGAAATCAAACTTCAAAAATTAG
- a CDS encoding response regulator, translating into MKVLLVDDDEISLKKLEWLVNALGYETLLAENGKQAWEIWKTERPRMVITDWMMPGMDGLELTKEIRNAESSQYTYIIIVTTKSNTDDIIYAIDSGADNYIAKPYSKEELSAKIRSGQRIVDLESRDTIIFAISKLAESRDVETGNHLERIRYYSKIIAEYLLEKGYYSEEINPAFVDNIFLTSPLHDIGKIGIPDHILLKTERLDTEEFEIMKTHTIIGYETLMETAKKDLKADYFKMSASIALCHHEKYDGSGYPNGLKGQEIPISARIVALADVYDALVSKRVYKTSYPHDISKSIILKGDGSHFDPIIVEAFLACEDKFLEVSKLYSDN; encoded by the coding sequence ATGAAGGTTTTACTAGTAGATGATGATGAAATAAGTTTAAAAAAATTGGAATGGCTTGTTAATGCCTTAGGGTACGAAACTCTCTTAGCCGAAAACGGTAAGCAAGCATGGGAAATATGGAAAACAGAAAGACCTCGAATGGTTATTACTGATTGGATGATGCCTGGTATGGATGGTTTAGAACTTACTAAAGAAATCAGAAATGCAGAAAGCAGCCAATACACGTACATAATCATCGTAACCACAAAAAGCAATACGGATGATATTATATATGCAATAGATTCTGGTGCAGATAATTATATTGCAAAACCCTACAGCAAAGAAGAACTATCGGCTAAAATCCGTTCAGGTCAAAGAATTGTAGATCTAGAATCAAGAGATACCATTATCTTTGCCATCTCTAAACTTGCTGAGTCAAGGGATGTAGAAACTGGAAACCACCTAGAACGTATAAGATACTATTCAAAAATAATTGCTGAATACTTACTAGAAAAAGGTTACTATAGTGAAGAAATTAATCCTGCCTTCGTAGACAATATCTTTTTAACAAGTCCTTTACACGATATTGGAAAAATTGGAATACCAGATCATATTCTTCTTAAGACTGAAAGACTAGATACAGAAGAATTTGAAATAATGAAAACACACACCATTATAGGTTACGAAACACTAATGGAAACGGCAAAAAAAGATCTAAAAGCAGACTACTTTAAAATGAGTGCCTCAATCGCATTATGTCATCACGAAAAATACGACGGCTCTGGGTATCCCAATGGTCTAAAAGGACAAGAAATCCCAATAAGTGCCAGAATTGTTGCACTTGCAGATGTATACGATGCCTTAGTAAGCAAAAGGGTATACAAAACATCCTACCCCCACGATATCTCAAAATCCATTATATTAAAAGGCGACGGATCACACTTCGACCCCATCATAGTAGAAGCATTCTTAGCATGCGAAGACAAATTTCTAGAAGTATCCAAACTATACTCAGACAACTAG